A stretch of DNA from Clostridium sp. JN-9:
CCAATAACACATTATTTGGTACAAATAATAATGACAGACTTGGAGCACAGGATCTGGTTTACTTAGTAAATGAATTAAAATTTGCAGGTGCTGAGGCAATTTCAATAAATGATATTAGAATTGTAAATAGTACAGGTATAAGAGATGCAGGAAATTATATTTTAGCTAATGATGAAAGAATATCGCCATCAAGCCGTATTACCATAAAGGCCATTGGCAATCAAAAACTTTTATATAGTGCATTGGATTTTCAGGAGGTTTTTAAGGATATCAAATTGTTATGCGATGTTAAATACGAAAAGTCAGATTCTATTAAGATTCTAAAATATAATAAAACATATAAATTTGAATATGCCAAACCTGTGCAATAATTTTTTGTTTTATAAGGAGGATACATAATGGTAGCTTTTATAGGGTTAATAATTGGAATTATAGTTGGTGCCGTATGGCAGATTAATATACCGGATAAATTTTCACCTTATATGTCAGTGGCTATCCTGGCTTGCTTAGATTCAGTTTTTGGAGCATTTAGGGCTAATTTGTCAAAGAATTTCCAGGCGGATATTTTTATTTCCGGCTTTTTCGGTAATGCAGTACTGGCTGCAGCTTTGGCATATTTAGGAGATAAGCTTGGAGTGCCGATTTATCTTGCAGCAGTAATAGTTTTTGGAGGAAGGATTTTTAATAATTTTGCCATTATAAGAAGGCTATTAATTGAAAAGGCTAAGTCACATGAGGTGAAATAAATGAGAAATAATGAGGCAACAGTTTTCGTTTTTGCAGCATCTATTATAATAGGCATTCTTATTGCTATGAATATAAACTTTACAAGAAACCCCACTATGTCTTTTTTAACTGCAAAACAGTATTCTGATGCTTATAATGAAAAAAATAGATTAGTTAAGGATATAGACGATTTAAGAGATAAATATTATGAATATGACACAAAAATAAATGAGATTGAATATGGATCACAAAAGAATCAGGTAACGGAAGAAATAAAAACTGAACTTGCTACCAATAAAATTGTTATGGGCACATCAGATGTACAGGGTCCTGGAATTCAGATTACATTAAATGATGCTTCTTCAGAGTTTATGACAGATGAATTTTCATATCAGATAAGGGTTATTCATGATGTTGATATGCTGAATGTTATCAATGATTTGAGAAGTGCCGGTGCTGAAGCTATTTCACTTAATGGTCAGAGAATAATAGATAGATCTGAGATAACCTGTGATGGCCCTTTCCTTAGGG
This window harbors:
- a CDS encoding DUF881 domain-containing protein; the encoded protein is MRKSSQHLSVALVCGILGFMLTYQFKILLKQDKIAANPNNSTDITVEIEQYKKEKDQLQTKVNDLQTKLNNYESAAAGSSETSKNLLKELDESRLLTGAVDVQGQGVIIYLTPNNTLFGTNNNDRLGAQDLVYLVNELKFAGAEAISINDIRIVNSTGIRDAGNYILANDERISPSSRITIKAIGNQKLLYSALDFQEVFKDIKLLCDVKYEKSDSIKILKYNKTYKFEYAKPVQ
- a CDS encoding small basic family protein, coding for MVAFIGLIIGIIVGAVWQINIPDKFSPYMSVAILACLDSVFGAFRANLSKNFQADIFISGFFGNAVLAAALAYLGDKLGVPIYLAAVIVFGGRIFNNFAIIRRLLIEKAKSHEVK
- a CDS encoding DUF881 domain-containing protein, whose amino-acid sequence is MRNNEATVFVFAASIIIGILIAMNINFTRNPTMSFLTAKQYSDAYNEKNRLVKDIDDLRDKYYEYDTKINEIEYGSQKNQVTEEIKTELATNKIVMGTSDVQGPGIQITLNDASSEFMTDEFSYQIRVIHDVDMLNVINDLRSAGAEAISLNGQRIIDRSEITCDGPFLRVNGVKIAAPFYVLAIGEKDVLKNYMMQSDKYMAKLINRKIRVNIVQENSIKISAYTGQLTDDFIKK